In Vigna unguiculata cultivar IT97K-499-35 chromosome 3, ASM411807v1, whole genome shotgun sequence, a single genomic region encodes these proteins:
- the LOC114179076 gene encoding CCR4-NOT transcription complex subunit 3, which produces MSPFDCVQTTTESSHSMSTSTSPSAGDVLLKWGHRKRSRLSRAAIEDSSSSVHTNNRRISHSLPPNFSMPPPPPPPPLFSSTASSGRGRKHSPRNLEDPSLGGSESPSRNSQGSNPVVSRSAAPKVSSSGMERSSRRVASSGSAKFPKPSAFSTTQQASERMNNSQGDSASVQSEQEGCVATAPASSSLAAIGNKVTVEVIQWPRIYIALSRKEKEDDFLAMKGTKIPQRPKKRAKNVDRILQCCFPGMWLSELTKSRYEVREKKSIKKQKRRGLKGMEILDSDSD; this is translated from the exons ATGTCTCCTTTTGATTGTGTTCAGACAACAACAGAGAGCAGTCACAGCATGAGCACCAGCACTAGTCCAAGTGCTGGTGATGTGCTTCTCAAATGGGGTCACAGAAAGAGATCAAGACTCTCTAGGGCTGCCATTGAAGACTCTTCATCTTCTGTTCACACCAACAACAGAAGAATCTCTCACTCTCTTCCTCCCAACTTCTCCATGCCGCCGCCACCGCCGCCGCCGCCACTTTTTTCTTCTACTGCCTCCAGCGGCAGAGGTAGAAAGCACAGCCCTAG GAATTTGGAAGATCCCTCTTTGGGTGGAAGTGAATCACCTTCAAGAAACAGTCAGGGGAGTAACCCAGTTGTGTCTAGATCTGCAGCACCAAAAGTTTCTTCTTCTGGCATGGAAAGAAGTAGCAGAAGGGTAGCTTCTTCTGGATCAGCAAAATTTCCAAAACCAAGTGCATTTTCAACAACACAACAAGCCTCTGAGAGAATGAACAATAGCCAAGGAGATTCAGCCTCAGTGCAATCTGAACAAGAAGGTTGTGTTGCCACTGCTCCTGCTTCCTCATCCCTTGCTGCCATTGGAAACAAGGTCACTGTTGAGGTGATTCAGTGGCCAAGGATATACATAGCTCTCtcaagaaaggagaaagaagatgATTTTCTTGCTATGAAGGGCACCAAAATCCCTCAAAGACCAAAGAAGAGAGCAAAGAATGTTGACAGGATTCTGCAG TGTTGTTTTCCTGGGATGTGGCTATCAGAACTGACAAAGAGCAGATATGAGGTTAGGGAGAAGAAATCCATAAAGAAG CAAAAACGCAGAGGCTTGAAAGGAATGGAAATCTTGGACAGTGACTCGGATTAG
- the LOC114174888 gene encoding actin-related protein 2/3 complex subunit 2A, whose product MILLQSHSRFLLQTLLNRTQNLEKGVELDHHWVEFDDVRYHIQVSMKNPHLLLLSVSLPTPSSETIFVRGLPFGAIEAIKAAYGNLVQILDPPRDGYNLTLKFNLAKLPANPDQKHAFMVKVASIREVVLGAPLRVILQHLAARTVAPDLDPPVALVHRPNECFFLFPQADKVTVVYPMRFNDSIDIVLATSFLQEFVEARRTAGLHNTPPCSWSVTPPLEIKGVPSDALSANAGFVTFVIYPRHVEGHKLDRTVWNLSTFHAYVSYHVKCSEGFMHTRMRRRVESLIQALDRAKPDAENSKKTSFNRSFKRLGLKDSSTN is encoded by the exons ATGATACTCCTGCAGTCTCATTCAAGATTCCTGCTCCAGACCTTGTTGAATCGGACCCAAAA TCTTGAAAAAGGAGTTGAACTGGATCACCACTGGGTCGAGTTTGATGATGTTCGATATCATATTCAG GTGTCAATGAAGAATCCTCATCTTTTGCTGCTATCGGTTTCACTGCCTACTCCTTCTTCAGAAACTATTTTTGTCCGTGGGCTTCCTTTTGGAGCCATTGAAGCAATAAAAGCTGCATATGGTAATCTTGTGCAAATTCTTGATCCTCCAAGGGATGGCTATAACCtcacattaaaatttaatctgGCAAAGCTTCCAGCAAATCCAG ATCAAAAACATGCTTTTATGGTAAAAGTTGCATCAATAAGAGAGGTCGTCCTTGGTGCACCACTGAGAGTAATTTTACAACATCTTGCTGCAAGGACTGTTGCGCCGGACCTGGATCCACCGGTTGCCCTTGTTCATCGGCCTAATGagtgtttctttctttttcctcag gcTGACAAGGTGACTGTGGTGTATCCTATGAGATTCAACGATTCAATAGACATTGTTCTTGCAACTTCATTCCTGCAG GAATTTGTCGAAGCCAGGCGTACAGCAGGACTTCATAATACCCCTCCTTGTTCGTGGTCTGTTACTCCTCCGCTGGAAATAAAAGGAGTTCCTTCTGATGCATTATCTGCAAATGCAGGATTTGTGACATTTG TTATTTATCCCCGTCATGTTGAAGGTCATAAGTTGGATCGTACAGTGTGGAATCTGTCAACTTTTCATGCCTACGTTAGCTATCATGTTAAG TGCTCGGAAGGATTTATGCATACACGTATGCGGCGTCGTGTGGAGTCATTGATTCAG GCTCTGGATCGTGCCAAACCAGACGCTGAGAATTCAAAGAAAACTTCATTCAACAGATCGTTCAAACGGCTG GGTCTTAAAGATTCAAGTACCAACTGA
- the LOC114176207 gene encoding membrane-bound transcription factor site-2 protease homolog: MEVEGRRIRRFVPRRLSHRSLLPLHASSSSSCNVSNTVSCCYCDYKISSFNIPLFLLGRRYPRFFKIWFSIGVGFGLSALIGVSVILLWELARTLHLCGGCIKLGNFASNLLFGLPPLVPGLSLSLADVGYACVSTIISVFVHEFGHAVAATSEGIQIEYIAIFIAILFPGALVAFNYDLLQTLPRLTALRVYSAGIWHNAVCCAACGLALFFLPLILFPFYSSGHNPMVLNVPPTSPLSGYLAPGDVILSINDVTIRNAQEWLTYNVKLNNVNLSHRTGELEIVNKMKGYCVPSFMMEEIKNTKWLGNQHVCPGELTAFVKLCSANVTLHDGQNKTDILNNGRSMYCLNAKDVVKRIRCGDDRGLATLRGGGCTCLQDEFCLAPVQEPGLVWVEIAYSSPSHECLSHEQNRFPFSETSGVKATNCGGTFIFVGDVVSMAHSIKLTSYQPRWGPQIVAYFPSILERILIWTFHTSLTLALLNALPVYFLDGEYILDETLSHFTSLSPRKRKKVLRLCLLAVSLASIIVCFGELLQLSFF; this comes from the exons ATGGAAGTGGAAGGTCGGCGAATAAGGAGATTTGTGCCTCGAAGGCTCTCACACCGCTCTCTTCTTCCACTTCAcgcttcttcctcttcctcttgcAACGTTTCCAACACAGTTTCCTGCTG TTATTGCGACTACAAAATCTCCTCATTTAACATACCTCTTTTTCTCCTCGGTCGCCGATATCCCAG gtttttcaaaatatggtTCTCAATTGGGGTTGGGTTTGGCCTCTCTGCGTTAATTGGAGTTTCTGTG ATTCTTCTTTGGGAACTAGCCAGAACGTTGCATCTCTGTGGTGGCTGCATTAAGCTTGGAAACTTTGCCAGCAATTTGCTGTTTGGTTTACCTCCTTTG GTGCCCGGGTTAAGTTTATCACTTGCTGATGTTGGGTACGCTTGTGTTTCTACCATCATATCCGTCTTTGTGCATGAATTTGGTCATGCAGTTGCTGCCACAAG TGAGGGAATACAAATAGAGTACATTGCCATCTTCATTGCAATATTATTTCCTGGTGCACTGGTTGCCTTCAATTATGACTTGTTGCAGACTTTGCCTCGTTTGACTGCCCTCCGTGTGTATTCTGCTGGCATTTGGCACAATGCAGTT TGTTGTGCGGCTTGTGGACTGGCATTATTCTTCTTGCCCTTGATCTTGTTTCCCTTTTACAGCAGTGGTCACAATCCCAtg GTTTTAAATGTACCCCCAACCTCACCTTTATCTGGTTATTTAGCTCCTGGTGATGTTATTCTGTCGATAAATGATGTAACTATCAGAAATGCACAAGAATGGTTGACATATAACGTTAAGCTTAATAATGTAAATCTTTCTCATCGCACTGGAGAATTGGAGATTGTCAATAAAATGAAGGGTTATTGTGTCCCTAGTTTTATGATGGAAGAAATAAAGAACACCAAATGGCTGGGAAATCAACATGTTTGTCCCGGTGAACTTACTGCCTTTGTAAAATTATGCTCCGCTAATGTTACACTTCATGATGGTCAGAACAAAACTGATATTTTGAACAATGGACGGAGTATGTACTGCTTAAATGCTAAAGATGTTGTCAAACGTATTAGGTGTGGTGATGACAGGGGACTAGCCACTTTAAGGGGAGGTGGCTGTACGTGCCTTCAG GATGAATTTTGTTTAGCTCCAGTTCAGGAGCCTGGATTGGTGTGGGTTGAGATTGCATATTCAAGTCCTTCTCATGAATGTTTGTCACATGAACAAAACAGATTTCCATTTTCTGAAACTTCCGGTGTTAAGGCAACTAATTGTGGtgggacttttatttttgttggtgATGTCGTCTCTATGGCACATTCAATTAAGCTAACATCGTATCAGCCTCGCTGGGGACCACAAATTGTTGCATATTTTCCAAGTATACTGGAAAGGATATTAATATGGACATTTCATACCTCTCTTACGCTGGCTCTTCTCAATGCTTTGCCT GTCTATTTTCTGGATGGTGAATATATTTTAGATGAAACTTTATCCCACTTTACTTCGCTAAGCCccaggaagaggaagaaggttcTTAGACTATGCCTTCTTGCTGTCTCACTTGCTTCTATTATTGTCTGTTTCGGAGAACTACTTCAGTTGTCTTTTTTCTAA
- the LOC114178355 gene encoding transcription factor GTE1-like, with the protein MMDADPLSQPEPRDYLEPFRVSVHQILTRVNQLEKQVTEVEQFYESTDNVQGNNSKGVSLVKEKGREKHPTGTKKPLQDASHTEAAAAKRMQELMRQFSTILRQITQHKWAWPFMDPVDVEGLRLHDYYEVIDKPMDFSTIKSKMEAKEGTGYNNVREIYADVRLIFKNAMKYNNEKHDVHVMAKTLLEKFEEKWLQLLPKVAEEEKRQLEEEAQAQLDIQLAQETTYANKAKDLSTELYEVDMQLKSLKEMVIQKCRKLTTQEKKMLGVTLGKLSLENLYRALDVVAETNPIFQPSGDEVDLDLDAQSDYTLWRLKAFVKDALEEQEKVDEGAAVNPNDNPDDKKNKKRRDSGDSSGKTNPKRKKLSAL; encoded by the exons ATGATGGACGCCGATCCTCTGTCTCAGCCTGAACCTCGTGATTATTTGGAACCTTTCAGAGTTTCTGTCCATCAAATTCTGACCAGAGTCAACCAG CTTGAGAAGCAAGTGACTGAGGTTGAACAGTTCTATGAATCCACCGATAACGTTCAAGGTAATAATTCTAAAGGTGTCTCACTTGTAAAAGAGAAGGGCAGGGAGAAGCATCCTACTGGCACCAAAAAGCCTCTGCAAGATGCATCACATACTGAAGCTGCTGCTGCAAAGAGAATGCAAGAGCTTATGCGCCAATTTTCCACAATATTGCGTCAG ATAACTCAGCATAAATGGGCTTGGCCATTCATGGATCCTGTTGATGTAGAAGGTCTCAGGCTTCATGACTATTATGAG GTTATTGATAAGCCCATGGATTTCAGTACAATCAAAAGTAAAATGGAAGCTAAGGAAGGCACAGGATATAATAATGTCCGGGAGATATACGCAGATGTAAGGTTGATATTCAAGAATGCAATGAAATACAACAATGAAAAACATGATGTCCATGTTATGGCAAAGACCTTGCTAgaaaaatttgaggaaaaaTGGTTGCAACTTTTACCTAAAGTTGCTGAAGAG GAAAAGAGACAATTGGAGGAAGAAGCACAGGCACAGTTAGACATTCAGCTTGCTCAGGAGACAACATATGCCAATAAAGCTAAGGATTTAAGCACTGAG CTTTATGAGGTCGATATGCAGTTGAAGAGTCTCAAAGAAATGGTGATTCAAAAGTGCAG GAAACTGACTactcaagagaagaaaatgCTTGGTGTAACTTTAGGCAAATTGTCTTTAGAAAACCTCTATAGGGCATTGGATGTAGTTGCTGAGACCAACCCAATCTTCCAACCTTCTGGTGATGAGGTGGACCTTGACTTAGATGCTCAG AGCGACTACACTCTATGGAGGTTAAAAGCTTTTGTAAAAGATGCACTAGAAGAGCAAGAAAAGGTCGATGAGGGTGCAGCTGTTAACCCTAATGATAACCCTGATGACAAGAAGAACAAGAAGAGAAGAGACTCTGGTGATTCTTCAGGCAAGACAAACCCAAAAAGGAAGAAACTATCTGCATTATGA